Genomic window (Pseudoliparis swirei isolate HS2019 ecotype Mariana Trench chromosome 23, NWPU_hadal_v1, whole genome shotgun sequence):
ATGCAAGTATAATGTAATTCTGATTTGTGTGAATACTCTTTATATAAATGGTTCCaaaatgctttttattttatcttgtttactgtcttttttttttagttatACAGTCTTACATGTTTGAGTATCAAGAAGAAATCCCCAAAAAATCTGAACTTAAAGGTCCAGTGTGGAGGATTTAGGGGGATTTATCTGCAGAAAGCACATATAATTTTTTGAATTCTGTTTTCGTTAGCTaagaattgtgtttttttcttagcTCAGATTTAGCCCTTCATATCTCTTCCTATAAAACGTGCCATGTCGCCCACAAAGGACAAAGCAAACACGCTCTAGAGAgagccttttgtgtgtgtgtgtgtgtgttccctgaaggccaccgtagttctctgACACCCTTGGAAAGCAAAGGGTTGAGGGGACAGCGGTATTTCTTCTGGTTGCAATCCAGATGTCAGTAAATCCTCCACACTGACCCCGTGTGTCCCAACTTACCTTCTGTCTTCATCTTCAGGGCaagaggagactgaaggagACGGCCGTGCCGACCATCTTTGTGTTCCAGAACCATTGGCTGATAGAGGATGTAACGAACTCGCCCACACGGACTGACCTGCTGCGCTTAACCGACCGTGACAACGGACCGCGTGACCTCGCCCACGCGGAGCAAGCGCCCATTGAGGCGGACGACGTCGACGCCGCTTTCAACGACGTCCTCGACGATGACATCGTCCGGGTCATCGTCGGCGCGGACGTGGACGAGGTCGTTTCCGATGACGCGACGGAGGCGAGCGTGAGCTCGCGGTCGGCGCTGCACGACCACAGCTACCGGAGTCTGAAGCGAGAGCAGAGCTACGCGAGCGCCGACCACAACTACATCGTGTCCGGCTCTCCCCGGACGCTGAAGCGCAGAGTGGACGCGGcgcaggagctgctgctgctggcgcaCAAGAAGCTGAAGTTGAAGTGTCAGGAGACGAGGAGAATGAAGTCCAGACTCTTGTCCATGAGGAATCTGACGAAGGAGCTGAAGAAGAAGTTGAGTGCGGTGGAGAAGGCGCTGGCAGCCgttcataaataatggaggtcTGGCTCAGAGCCAGGGGAGGAAATGTACATGTTATTTTAGGGAGAAATTcttgggggcactttttaaactttgttcaaaaataccagaaatactaaatatacttatttagggttacagtatatgagcaatcgTCATATAAATGGCAATAATACGACTATTAGGCTGTAGTCTTAATAGTTTGTGGACCGGCTCATATAGGCTACGATGTTTTTGACAAGTTCATTAAATTACCATAATTATTAggggaaattatgggggcatttgttcctctcctcctagtgatatcaggggaAACATGGTATTTCTcaagggcagttttgccctttgccctcgtgtagcTCAGAGGTCAAAGCTCAGAGGTCAAAGCTTAGGGGAAGAAGCTCTTCGGAAGTCTGATAATGTTTAAAGTCTCTTGTAGAGATGCACAAATTGCAATTTTATTATCTGCAAGGCTCCAGACTGTATATACTGGGtgtattttttcaaatatatatatatatttttcttttttatatcacTGTCTCTGAACCTTCCTGAAAATAATTTCCAGCTGTCCGGAAGTCAttgtgtgttgtatttgtttCCACTTTACTCTGTTATCCCCCTCTGGTGGTTATTTGCATAcaacacacatttcaaatgaattggaaataaattattgtattttattttaaactacTTGCTatattttccacaaaaaaaatcttGTCATTCCTTGTTGTATTTTGGTTTTATGAGCTGCTTCGAGCGAGTGTCGGGAAGTTAATAATATTTCATAATACCCTCTTATTCCTGTTTTATATTACTGATAAAACATCTCCTTTTTAAACAGCTGTATTAAGGTTCCTCCCCaattgaacacatcatgttatcgTACTTCACGTTTGCCCAACACTCCTTTTACACTAGTGGAGCTTGAACGCATCACATTCAAGTCAATGCAACGACCTCTCTGAATAAGTGATGCTTGAGGAACGGCACTCTGACATTCACTGTCATAAATACATTGCTGGTAAGTCTGAACAATATTAAGTGtcgcgtaaaaaaaaaaagtctaacaCTCATCAGGCATGTGGGCCACGGTTGAGGCTAAAAAAAAGCTGAATTTGTTCTTTAAAGGAGTGTTTAGGAGTTGGTTCATTCTGAGCTGTGGCAGAGAAACATGGAGGACGCCCTCCAGGTGAAGGTCGTATCCTGAGGTCACGACAGCAGGAGGACTATAATGTGGCTGTtgaataaattaatgaatattGTATTACATTTCTGTCCAGAATATCTCCATAAATCCTACACTCACTTCCATTAatgaaagaaacaaacattttattttgccgTTGTGGCTAAAATGACCCCAGGAGTACATCGTGTAAGTCCAGCAAGAAACACATCGACTCGACAGTCACCAGAGGTGTTGGTGAATAGTGGCATTTGGAATAATAAGGATGTCAATCTGTCAGATATGCGCAACCATTCCAATAATGTTCCTCATGCCAGAGCCGTCTCGTGCACTGAAATGTTAGGGAAATGAATCAgacttcctgcttcctcctcagagtctttgtgacatcatgtctcatcgggtccattggacctcaTGGGTCTGGTTTTAGGGCCTTATAAATATGTCTGTCCCAACAACACCCACACAGTTATATATGGTGTTATTTAATTTGTGTAattttgttgtgtattttattcagtcaatcattgcaatacaatacaatattattctataaaatatacaaaacagaaagactgaaaaggtataggcagaagcaaaaaggcaaaaaatgcttatatattcctatcctaaattatttatGATGTTCTTATGGCGTAGAATAGGAGCTGTAAGAGAGACGAGAGCACATGGTTAAAAACAAGTGTCTAGTTTCACTTCATAAGGAAATATAACAGATTATTTCACAAAATCTTTAGAAATAAAGCAAGTTTTTAAAGATTTGAGACAAAGACGTAAAGTGTCATCagattattgatttatttcctgAAGTGCTTCATGACGACACCGACCCCGGCGGTAGGTTCACGGCTCGGTCCAAAACGAGTTCATGGACATTCCGGTTGGTCCTTTACCGGAATCCAGGCGGCGTTTCCTCGTGCAACAGGTTCCACGCCACATTCTCAGAGACGGCCGCGCCAAGATGAACATGGAGTTGTTTATGAAAGTCATCTTAGGAAAGCAGGTTTTACGGTCCGACCATAACAATGAGAGGCCGGGGCCGGGGTTGTTGACTACTCCTCCTAAATGtatgaaaataaacaacaatgcaGAGTCACAAACCGCCAGGACCAATCAGATTCAAGCATCTCCCACCGTCAGCCTCATAGAGCCTTGAAGAGTTTAATATTAACCCATTTAAAAGTACATGAAATACACAATTATGCTTAGGACATTATTGAAACACCACTCATCATTATGAAGTGATATTTCATCatacatttttatatcaacCTTCATTTCATGACAAACTTTAGAAAAAGGGCATTTTGGAAAAGTTATAAAATAATGAAGTCCAATGAAGCGCTGTAATTATGAAAATAGAGATTTAataacattttaggatacagATAAAGTTAATACAAGTGTGACTGGTGCATCTGACTCAATAATCTAATAATCACCAAAGAAACGAATCATTTACAAGTTTTGTGAGCGCTCTTTTGTTCTGAGATCAtttcaaaacaaaatgaaagtaTAAACTCTTACTTTGCACTCTCACGACCACACAAACTGCTCTTTCAACATCCTCTGACATCAAATCACACGCGAgaagaaacttttttttcccccatggattgtgagcagtggcggctggtgaatttttttttgggatggGCGCAGTTGGGcaacgcggtttaaatagcactcaacaatgagaagaaaagaggttttgagtagaatattgtaaaaaacaaacctttatttcaagaaaacaccgtgctcaacactgtccaataacaactatcaacacactgtaactttgggcatgagaggttcagagcagaatggagtcagaaagagatgcagcacatgttacattgggtgtttgacagagtagacccactactctaaagaaaagtagcctcctctctttaaagttggcaaacttctcaataataataattaataattaataatttttgcgccccaagattcacgtttcatccgccaatgagaagccgtccttgccgaaacgaccgtgaaatgtttgctcgctgccgcacacacaggttaggccggagccccgaaaatggggaggggcttctctccgtgacgatgagtggcgatatattatttatgtcacatttaacttaagtggttgttgacaggctgacggtctcccacacatttagcgcgtcaacacggtatatttactatttcaatgatttggcatataatgttttttgacagtatatatatatttttttcttcttctttttttttttttcatctcaaaatgttaagaggggcggcgccctcgcgccctctatggacgcaccgccactgattaTGAGCTGTTAAAACTCATTAATGACAtcattaaatatgtaaaaatacaaCACATAGTTCTCTTTCAaggcttttaaccctcctgttaccttcacatttactaacatattttaccctcggggtcaatttgaccccagcaattaaaacctccagaaaattattagaattaatattgtttcccaagtttaagtgtgaggtactttatgtttgtttgttgactacctaaatagccctttaaataaataaaaaagttgatatttcttatatgtttgacacagtgaaaaacagcctggggtcaaattgaccccaaagaacaccgacattaaacattgaatggggtcaaattgacccgaaaggtaacaggagggttacgtCGTGAACTTCTCCCTCTATTGCATTTGATAACCACTCAGAGGGGCGTCCCTCTTTGAGTCCATTGTCTGAGAGCCCTCATCGTCTCATTTGGGCCTCTGGGTCATTGGCCTCGGGTACACGTAGGTGCCCGTCTGTCCAACCAGCCACCTGCAGTAGGTGCTGCTCTGCGTCATCTCCACCCTCTCGTCTTCGTCgctggacgcagcctcctcctcctccgaaaTATTGGTTTTCCTCCCCCCCGGGCCGGCCAGCTCGTCCTCCCGGCTCCTGGCGTCGCAGGAGCCGCACACCCTCAGCGGCTTGGTGGGGTGGATGTGGCGGATCACGGCCCGCCGCGCGGAGCACTCGCCGCACACCAGGAAGCCGCACTGTCGGCAGTGGTGGCGCCGATTGGTCGCCGTGAACTTGTCGAAGCAGCGCATGCATTTGAAGGCGGCCTCGTCCGGGATCCAGGCCACGGCGAAGGTGGAGCCGAGCCGGCCGGAGCCGCCGCCCTGCAGCAGGTTGGACTGGCACCGGTCGATGTGCTCCATCCAGGCCCACTTCTGCTCGTACGAAGAGGCGGACACGAAGAAGGACTTGGCGGGCGTACGGATCAGCCATTGGTTGCTCAGTCGCTcgctgtcctccatgtcctcgaGCTTGATGCCCTCTGAAAGACAAGATGGCATATTGATTACATTGCAAAGGAGCATGTCTGTGGTTACCATACCAACACGCTTTATCCAGAAAGACATATTCAAAGACTCATGTCTGCACGTTTCTACTTGCAAACTTCCCATTTCTGCACAAATATAAAGGCTTATAGTTGAATGCAGTCATATCTTCTGACTTGTGCCCTTGTGGTATTCATAAGAGTTCATTTGAGGCTTTACATAAATGCAAGCAAGGTGAACAGATTATATTTTAAGGTGTTCAAAGCAATAAAACATAACATTGAAGAAACTTAAAACTAACAATCTCCAGAAAATGAGAAcagattgttttcttttttttgctgtttATCTTTATGATAATCCGTAGAGTTAATTGCTCAATTGAAATGGGTGTAAGTGGTTTGTGCATGTCGGGCTGCAGGGTGATTCAGTGCCGAGCAGAGGGTcacgggttcgatccccggtcCCGGCTCATCCTTCCTGTGTGGAGCTTCCTCCCGCAGTCCAAAAACATGCAGCTTAGGTTATGTCTgtttctctatgtgtgccctggtGACCTGTCCAAGGTCAACCCAAGGTCACATGGGTTTGCAGTTTGAATGATGTGGATAGGCGAAGatgtcaacaacaaacaaatactTATAAATACAGACATATAGTTTCTGTGGCGCTCACCCAGAGGGATGACCTTCTGGTTGCTGCGCCAGCGGCCGTTCAGGATGACGCGGCCGTACACCAGCACGTCATTGAACAGGAAGAAGTCCTTGGCCTGGAGCTTCCGGCGACCCTGCTTCACCAGGCGGCCCTGGCCCATCAGAACCCGGCCCGGCTTGGAGAGGGGCGCCCCTGCTGGACCGAATGATACATCCACAGCGTGGATCCGGTCTCGGTTCTCCTTGTCGAACGTCAGCCGGTCCATGGTGGTGGCGGAACATCTGCCGCACCGCAACGGGTGCAAGCACACACAAGGCGGGTGGGCGGAGTCAGGTGGGTGGGCGGAGTCAGGCTGGCTTCGTGATGACGCAACGGGACTTACCGCGGACCAAACCCGTTAGACAAGAAATAAGAGATCTGTGTGGGCCAGCGTGCTGGAGTACTTCTAGAAATAgaattatattttcattttcaaagatatgtttttaaagtttttaaagtACTCTGCAAATTCAGAGCAAAAGTTATTTGTTACTTTACACTTTTTAGAgggaaatattgtgtttttaaattatatttaaaacgtTACATAACGGAAAAAGTTGCAGGAGTTTTATTTTGAGATgaataatttgcatgcaaaacataTGATCagtctataaaataaaatacaacaacaacaacaacagcgttCAGATGCTCGGTGATATGCCACCTCTTTCCTCCCTGCATGACATCAAACATGAAATGGTATTATATGAAACCAGACTGGAGTCGGCACAGGACTTCACGTTACGACACCCGACGTGGTGACGTAACCCTTTCTCCTAAAAAAGTGCGTTCAGACAAAACTCACAGGTTTGACTATAAACGCGTTTTAGGGGGGTAACTAATCCACATGTCACTCACGTGCACAGCCTGGTGCGGGTTTCCTCATCACAGACACTCTGATATTAATATGCAGTGTGAGGGAAACATGCATGCAGGCAGAGGGGCTCTCCAAAGGTTGGGTGCAgagacaaatacatttaaacaccTCTTCCTCTGgactaaagtaaaaaaaacactgaccaACTAAGCATTAGTTTGTCCAAATTATATAATcgtagtgt
Coding sequences:
- the LOC130188898 gene encoding pleckstrin homology domain-containing family F member 2-like — translated: MDRLTFDKENRDRIHAVDVSFGPAGAPLSKPGRVLMGQGRLVKQGRRKLQAKDFFLFNDVLVYGRVILNGRWRSNQKVIPLEGIKLEDMEDSERLSNQWLIRTPAKSFFVSASSYEQKWAWMEHIDRCQSNLLQGGGSGRLGSTFAVAWIPDEAAFKCMRCFDKFTATNRRHHCRQCGFLVCGECSARRAVIRHIHPTKPLRVCGSCDARSREDELAGPGGRKTNISEEEEAASSDEDERVEMTQSSTYCRWLVGQTGTYVYPRPMTQRPK
- the LOC130188899 gene encoding THAP domain-containing protein 1-like; this translates as MSCSAYGCSRRHAKGSDVNFFRFPLGDIERLKQWLLNVRRSNWIPSKSSRLCSTHFKEDQLFIDKEGKRRLKETAVPTIFVFQNHWLIEDVTNSPTRTDLLRLTDRDNGPRDLAHAEQAPIEADDVDAAFNDVLDDDIVRVIVGADVDEVVSDDATEASVSSRSALHDHSYRSLKREQSYASADHNYIVSGSPRTLKRRVDAAQELLLLAHKKLKLKCQETRRMKSRLLSMRNLTKELKKKLSAVEKALAAVHK